The Prosthecomicrobium sp. N25 genome contains the following window.
CGTTGACGCCGGTGACAAGGCTGGCCACCACCCCGTTCGACCAGCCCAATATCGAATCGTTGTCTGGCCGGCCTGTACTCATGAAATGCGCACGCCACAGCGGTGAAACCGCGCCGCCGCCGGCCCCCCACGAATCCAGCGCCTGATTGTACATGTTGTAGAAGATCGGAATGAAGTGGAGCACAAAGCCCGGCTCCTTGTAATCACGTGCCGCGCTGATCTCGAAGCCCGTGGTGATCTCGTAGAGCTTAGCGAACCAGTATTTCGTGTCGATGATCGTCGGAATGAAGCGGCCGGTTCGCCCGACCGCACCGACGGTGCGGACAAACCGGCTGGCAACTTCGATGCTCTGATGCCTGGTGCGGCTGGCCGCTCTGGCTTCGATCTCGAACGACTTGCTGAAGTCGTTCGGGCACGACGGCTTGGGCGGCGTCCGCGTATCAGGCAAACCCTTTCCGGCCGTCTGCTCCATGACCTCGTCGCGGATGCGCAGCCAGCGGTTGGCGAGGTCGTGATCCCTCTTGGGATCGAGGGTGCGGGTTATGCCGGTCCGCTCCCTGAACAGCCTGTTGACCTCCTGGTCGACGTTCGCCCGCACTGCGGCGGGCAGGTTCATGTAGCGTTGCGACCAGACACCGGGAATGTAGACGTCACCCATGTTCGCCTCGTGAGACTGCCGTGAGCCCGCGCATCGCGCAGGATAGGGACGGGAGAGCGTTTCGGGCTGATGCCGCGAGCACGTCGCGTGGCCGCCTGTTTGCGTCAGCGCGGTACTGTTGACTAATATAATCAAACAAGCAGAGGCGCAGATCCATAATTCGCATAGTAATCGCTATCATTTACAGTACTTACTTTCCAACGTGAATTTCGACACAAGCAGCCCTCCCATGAATGGGCTCGGGAACGTTCAATACACACCCCCAGTGTACCAGTTCCAGCCCGTGCAATAATTCACTCATACTGACGAGTTCGTGAACTGATGACGATGATACCGTCGCGCTTACCGGCCAAGGCGTTACTTGCACAAGATGCGGAGTGACCTGCGCCTCGTTTCCTGGATTGCCGGAAGATCGTCTTCATTTTGAAAGCAGGCGGAGGAAGGCATGCCGGTGGCGAAGGTCTGACGCAGGGGAGCGTTCCTGTCGATGACATGACCTCGCCAACGGGGGGAGCACCTCATCTTGGATTGAGACGCGACAGCTCTAAACCGGTTGCTTACGAAGTGCCGGCCAGAAATGCTCTCAGCGGTATGTGAGCCCACAACTAACAAGGCCGGCGCATGCGCCTGGCTTCATTTGTACCGGGAACTTAGATCAATGCTGAGCTGCCGGTTGGAAGGCGCGGCGACGTGCGTCCACCCACAGGCTTCTCGGGCGGTGCTACAGTCCAGCGCATCCCCGTTCCTGTGTAGGCCATGAGCTTTCTGGCCGACAGCCCAACCGGCTGCGTGCCGGAGGGCACCGCTTCAAGGATAGGCGGCGCGAGGCAGGTGACCCGGAGGAGCCGGGTGACGTAGGACGATGTGAGGCGCGTGTGCACTACCCATTCTGAATGCCTGAGGAGTTCCGCTTCCTGGCACGTCTGCACACCGGCTGGCCGAAAAACGAGCTTGGCGAACCAAAATCTGTTCGACAGGCCCGCGACGCAAGCTCAGGTGATCGCGGCACTCGGAAACCCCGATCCGGTGCGTGGCGGCCCTGCTTCCAAAACCCTCCTTCAATTCGGTCGCCATCTATCGATCCGATCAGCGAAAGCCGGTATCTCGGGCAAAGCCGGACCGGCAGGCCGGACCTAGGGGATCTCGAGCGACAGGAGCGGCGCATACTGTTGGGCCCCGAATATGTCGCCATCCCCAGGCGACCCGCTGGGGCGGTCGCGCAGGATCGTGAACTTGATGGCGAGGGCCGGGTCGAAGATAACGAAGTCGGTGATGCGGGCCGGGTCGATCCTGTAGAGAGCGGACATGGACTCGCGCGTGATCGCGCCGGAGCCGACCACGCGTCGGTATGTTTCAGGCTCGGAGAAGATCACGTCGAAGGTGATCTTATCAGTGCCGGCATTCTTGCTGCGGATCGTCTTGGCAAGGTCGCAGAGCTTCGTCATGGGGATCCTCTGGGGCTCAGGCGCCGACCTGGGCGATGTGGCAGGGGAAGACCTCGAGCGGGTCGGCGAGCCCGACCGTGTGGTTCAGGGTCCAGCGATAGGCCGGGCTCGCCCGCATGACCTCGTCGAGCGCGAAGGCCACGGAGCCTGCCGTGCCCTTCACGTCGGGAAGGCGCGCGTAGAACATCTGCCGGGTACCGGTCATGCAGACCTCCTCGGCCATTGCGGTCGTCGGCGCGATGCCCTGGACCATGACGCAGAGCTCGTGCGCCGGCCGGTCCCGCTCCGGATCGAGCGGTCCCATGACCCCGTCCCTGCCGTAGACCGTGTAGTGGAGTTGGTAGTCGGCATTGCCGAAGCGGTCACGGGCCTGCTCCCTGGCCCAGTCGATGACCCGATCGACATTGGCGATCGTGTACGGGTCCCGGATCCCGACGAGGCCAACGTAGCGCTCTCCGATCTTGCCCGATCCCTCGAGCTTCACCCGCGTGCCGTCCGAGGGCACGAACTTCGGGCCAGTGACCCGTGTGGTCTTCGGTCCGATCTGCTCGTAGCGGCACTCGCTCATGTCCAGGCAGCCGCCCGCGACATATTCGAAGAACGGGTTCGACCGCTCGTACATCGCGTGTCCGGCGACCGACGCGACGGTACAGCGCTGGTCCGGATGCATGGCTGTGACGCGCACCTCCGTATCGGTGATCTCTCCGAGCACGGTCTCCTTGCCGCCGTAAGGCTCGGCGCAGAAGGAGGCGCACTCCAGGACCTTGCCGAGATAGTAGGAGAGTGCCTCGGGGTAGCCGGCGCGAATGGCGGGGGCGGCGAAGATCGCCGCGTCGCTCGACCGGCCTCCTATGATCACGTCGGCTCCCATGTCGAGGAGCTTGATAAAGGGGTGCACGCCGGCGAGGGCGACGATCCGTTCGGTGGCATCCAGTTCCGCGTCGTCCAGATCGGGACGCGCATCGAGGCCGGTCACCGTCTGTCCAGAGCGCATCCGGGAGCGCAGCCAGTCCTTCTCGATTTCGGAATAGAACCAGCCGAGTCGGAAGGGGGGCAGGCCATGCTTCGCCGCCAAGCTCCGGATGATGTCGACGTAGAGATCGACCCGGCTGTTGGAACCCGTGTCGCCCGCCGACCCGATGATCATCGGTACGCCGCGCGCCCGTGCGGCCAGGAGCATCAGTTCCAGGTCGTGCGTCTGCCACGCGAGAGGGCTGGTGGACGTATCGGAGCCGAGGGGCACGGGGCCGACGTCGTCGCTGCCCGAGTCGGCGGCGATGATGTCCGGTGAGGCCTGGACGCCCAGCGCGAAACTGCCCGGCCTCGTCGGTGCGAAACCGAGGTGTCCGTTGGGGCAGATCATCTTCATCGAGCGAGACACGGCGCGATTTCCTTCCGGTTTGGTTCAGGGCCTGATCTTCAGGCCGAGCTTCAGGATCTGGTGGCGGAGCGCGTGACGCGTCAGCCCGAGGGCTTCGGCGGCGCGCTGCTGGTTGCCGCCTGCCTCGTCGAGGGCGGCGCGAAGGAGATCGGCCTGGAAGGCGTGCGTGGCGTCGTGGAAGCTCATCCGACCACCTCGGCGGAGCGGTAGCCCCTCGCCGGCGATGTCGCGCATGACCCGTGCCGGAATGTGCGCGACTTCGACGCGGTCGGTCTCCTCCAGGGCCACGATGCGTTCAAGCAGGTGCTGCAGCTCGCGCACGTTGCCGGGCCACGAATAGCGCACCAGGATGTCCTCGACCTCCGGCGACATGCGGCGGATATCGCGGCCGTAGCGGTCGCTGAGCTGCTGCAGGAAGTGCCGGGCGAGGTACAGGATGTCGCCGCCCCTTTCGCGCAGGGGGGGCAGGTTTATGGCGACGACCTGCAGTCGATAGTAGAGGTCCTCCCGAAAGCGCCCCTCACGTACCTCGCGGAACAGGATGCGGTTCGTGGCCGCGACGAAGCGGACGTCGACCGTGATCGGCTGGACCGAACCGATGCGCCGGAAGCTCTGCCGGTCGATCAACGTAAGGAGCTTCGCTTGCAGGACCGGACTGAGTTCGCGGATCTCGTCGAGGAACAGTGTGCCCCCGTGGGCGGCCTCCACCAGACCGACCTTCTTGCTCGCTGCCCCCGTGAAGGCGCCCCGCTCGTGGCCGAAGAGCTCGGACTCCACCAGTTCCGTCGGGATCGCCGCGCAATTGATGTCCACGAACGGCCCGGCCGAGCGCTGCGAAAGCTCGTGGATGGCCTGGGCGACCAGCCCTTTTCCGGTTCCGGTCTCGCCATAGATCAGTACGCAGCGTGCCGGACTGGCGGCGGCCTTCCGAACGAGCCGACGCACGTCCTCGACACCCGGATGGCTGCCGAGGATCTGGTCGATGGCGGCCGGGGTCGGGGTCATGACGCATGCCCGGCGGAAGCATCGGCGGCCCCTCCCTCGCCGTCGGTCGCGGCATTCTCCCAGGGCGCGATGCAAGGATTTCCCCGCGCGACCCGGAGCCGCCGGTCGGCGGTGGTGTAGAGGGCGCAGGATACCGTGTGAGCGCCGTCGCCCTCGCCGTGGCGGCAGAAGCCGGCCGGCCCATGGCTCGCCATGGCGGCCTGAATGGACTCCGGCGTCCCGAGGCCCAGGCCCGAGTCGAAGCGGCTTCTGAGGTTCGCCAGACGACCTGTAGTCGACGTGAAGGCCGCCGCGGAGACTCGGGCCTCGGTGGCTCGGAGCGGCTCGGCGAGGAAATGGTTCGTCCGGAAGGCCGGCTCGGACCTGTCGATGCGGGGGCCCTCGGCCAGCAACTCGACGCTCGCCACGGCACCGGAGGCATCCGCGAGAATGAGGCTGCCGCCCCCGGCGTGGCGCAAGGATCCGATCAGATCGATAGCTTCGGACACTGTCCGGCAGGTGAAGAGGATCCGGGTCATCAGAAGGTAGCGCAGCCAACCGATCTGGTGGCGGGGAGCCGGGATGGCCGTGTCCGCGAGGGCGAGCCCGGCGCCGTTGATGCCGCTCGAGTAGACGCCCGGAGCCCCGATGGTCCCGACATTCAACACCACGCCGCCGGGCGCGGTTGGGTCCCGGTGCCGGAAGACGGCCTGGAAATGACGGTGCGGGCCGGA
Protein-coding sequences here:
- a CDS encoding DUF5995 family protein encodes the protein MGDVYIPGVWSQRYMNLPAAVRANVDQEVNRLFRERTGITRTLDPKRDHDLANRWLRIRDEVMEQTAGKGLPDTRTPPKPSCPNDFSKSFEIEARAASRTRHQSIEVASRFVRTVGAVGRTGRFIPTIIDTKYWFAKLYEITTGFEISAARDYKEPGFVLHFIPIFYNMYNQALDSWGAGGGAVSPLWRAHFMSTGRPDNDSILGWSNGVVASLVTGVNAHIRGDMGQALETAYRLFVTKYCLDPAPPFDTYKPDFFAMGTVFNQARTAAMSLVASLGPIPEAGVKVGDALGAGLDVSQVNQWRAEAWAEAKRRLGQ
- a CDS encoding DUF4387 domain-containing protein, yielding MTKLCDLAKTIRSKNAGTDKITFDVIFSEPETYRRVVGSGAITRESMSALYRIDPARITDFVIFDPALAIKFTILRDRPSGSPGDGDIFGAQQYAPLLSLEIP
- a CDS encoding acyclic terpene utilization AtuA family protein → MSRSMKMICPNGHLGFAPTRPGSFALGVQASPDIIAADSGSDDVGPVPLGSDTSTSPLAWQTHDLELMLLAARARGVPMIIGSAGDTGSNSRVDLYVDIIRSLAAKHGLPPFRLGWFYSEIEKDWLRSRMRSGQTVTGLDARPDLDDAELDATERIVALAGVHPFIKLLDMGADVIIGGRSSDAAIFAAPAIRAGYPEALSYYLGKVLECASFCAEPYGGKETVLGEITDTEVRVTAMHPDQRCTVASVAGHAMYERSNPFFEYVAGGCLDMSECRYEQIGPKTTRVTGPKFVPSDGTRVKLEGSGKIGERYVGLVGIRDPYTIANVDRVIDWAREQARDRFGNADYQLHYTVYGRDGVMGPLDPERDRPAHELCVMVQGIAPTTAMAEEVCMTGTRQMFYARLPDVKGTAGSVAFALDEVMRASPAYRWTLNHTVGLADPLEVFPCHIAQVGA
- a CDS encoding sigma-54 interaction domain-containing protein, which codes for MTPTPAAIDQILGSHPGVEDVRRLVRKAAASPARCVLIYGETGTGKGLVAQAIHELSQRSAGPFVDINCAAIPTELVESELFGHERGAFTGAASKKVGLVEAAHGGTLFLDEIRELSPVLQAKLLTLIDRQSFRRIGSVQPITVDVRFVAATNRILFREVREGRFREDLYYRLQVVAINLPPLRERGGDILYLARHFLQQLSDRYGRDIRRMSPEVEDILVRYSWPGNVRELQHLLERIVALEETDRVEVAHIPARVMRDIAGEGLPLRRGGRMSFHDATHAFQADLLRAALDEAGGNQQRAAEALGLTRHALRHQILKLGLKIRP
- a CDS encoding C45 family peptidase, producing the protein MNTCKADVIELEGSPAERGAAQVRAAGVDAAEVRAVLDARYSAAATVIESEAAHRYLAGQMAFARRHAAPEMSELDGVAAGLGIAPERLFALLHLSILSHAFECDGCTAWARPRPEGGAILVKNRDLSGPHRHFQAVFRHRDPTAPGGVVLNVGTIGAPGVYSSGINGAGLALADTAIPAPRHQIGWLRYLLMTRILFTCRTVSEAIDLIGSLRHAGGGSLILADASGAVASVELLAEGPRIDRSEPAFRTNHFLAEPLRATEARVSAAAFTSTTGRLANLRSRFDSGLGLGTPESIQAAMASHGPAGFCRHGEGDGAHTVSCALYTTADRRLRVARGNPCIAPWENAATDGEGGAADASAGHAS